One genomic window of Pseudomonas chlororaphis subsp. piscium includes the following:
- a CDS encoding TetR/AcrR family transcriptional regulator: MLSTVLDVFWRKGWQSTSMADLAEAAEVQRGSLYHAYGGKEALFLLAFEAYATRFLGNAAKALEAPDAETALRRFFDVAISNMTSGTPAKGCLTTKTATEADTIGPRIQQRLRDLLDALQLTISTALSAERIQGDLILAPAEAAQVLVTFTRGLAVMERIYQEPERLRSTADCLVRMLVPSVRARV; this comes from the coding sequence GTGTTGTCGACGGTCCTTGATGTGTTCTGGCGCAAGGGCTGGCAGTCCACCTCCATGGCCGACCTGGCCGAGGCGGCCGAGGTCCAGCGCGGCTCGCTGTACCACGCCTACGGCGGCAAGGAGGCGTTGTTCCTGCTGGCGTTCGAAGCCTACGCCACGCGCTTTTTGGGCAACGCCGCCAAGGCCCTCGAGGCTCCGGACGCCGAGACCGCGCTGCGGCGGTTTTTCGACGTGGCGATCAGCAACATGACCAGCGGCACGCCGGCCAAAGGCTGCCTGACCACCAAGACGGCCACCGAAGCCGACACCATCGGCCCGCGCATCCAGCAACGCTTGCGCGACCTGCTGGATGCCCTGCAACTGACCATCAGCACTGCATTGTCGGCCGAGCGGATCCAGGGCGACCTGATCCTGGCACCGGCAGAAGCCGCGCAAGTGCTGGTCACCTTCACCCGCGGACTGGCGGTGATGGAACGCATCTATCAGGAACCGGAACGCTTGCGCAGCACGGCCGATTGCCTGGTGCGGATGCTGGTGCCGAGCGTCCGGGCGCGGGTCTAG
- a CDS encoding LysR family transcriptional regulator, with translation MSRRDPLAGLHLFMAVVETGNFTHAAAVLGVTPAAVSLAINQLESELQTKLFHRTTRGVSLTESGQRFHEGSEAGYRSLLQARDELGETQGEPSGHLRISALHMAKHLIVAPLLEDFFQRYPRVTLEIRYEDQLVNIVKEQLDAGIRLADALHPGMHAVQITPPLQCALVASPQYLARHPAPRGIDELRQHSCVRFRFPSSGQMHKWHLHDGQHEVKLDVPGRFISTDTQAVIEAARAGVGIAHVFIRERIAADLDSGQLVEVLPGTCQPLPAMWLYYANRRHVPPKLRALIEVLRDWKQSLGRDVR, from the coding sequence ATGAGCCGACGCGATCCACTGGCCGGGCTGCACCTCTTCATGGCGGTGGTCGAGACCGGCAACTTCACCCACGCCGCCGCCGTGCTGGGCGTAACCCCAGCGGCCGTGAGCCTGGCCATCAACCAGCTGGAAAGCGAACTGCAGACCAAGCTGTTCCATCGCACCACCCGCGGCGTCAGCCTGACGGAAAGCGGCCAGCGTTTTCACGAAGGCAGCGAAGCCGGCTACCGCAGCCTGCTGCAGGCCCGGGACGAGTTGGGGGAAACCCAGGGCGAGCCTTCGGGGCATCTGCGCATCAGTGCCCTGCACATGGCCAAGCACCTGATCGTCGCCCCACTACTCGAGGATTTCTTCCAGCGCTACCCCAGGGTCACCCTGGAAATACGCTACGAAGATCAGTTGGTGAACATCGTCAAGGAACAGCTCGACGCCGGCATCCGCCTGGCCGACGCCCTGCACCCGGGCATGCACGCGGTGCAGATCACTCCGCCGCTGCAATGCGCCCTGGTGGCCAGCCCGCAGTACCTGGCGCGCCACCCGGCACCGCGCGGCATCGACGAGCTGCGCCAGCATTCCTGTGTACGCTTTCGTTTTCCCAGCAGCGGGCAGATGCACAAATGGCACCTGCACGACGGCCAGCACGAGGTGAAGCTGGATGTGCCCGGGCGCTTTATCAGCACCGACACCCAGGCGGTGATTGAGGCCGCCCGTGCCGGTGTGGGCATTGCCCATGTGTTCATTCGCGAACGGATCGCCGCCGACCTCGACAGCGGCCAGCTGGTGGAAGTCCTGCCCGGCACCTGCCAGCCACTGCCGGCCATGTGGCTGTACTACGCCAACCGCCGGCACGTCCCGCCCAAGCTGCGCGCCCTGATCGAGGTGCTGCGGGACTGGAAGCAGTCGCTCGGACGTGACGTCCGGTAA
- a CDS encoding barstar family protein — protein sequence MTRLQQVDIDLNAVTSTTELHATLRDALGFPDWYGANWDAFWDAITGLVEMPMQLKLHGWEELATRLPRDARLLRQCLEKMTVHYPESASQVTFG from the coding sequence ATGACCCGACTACAGCAGGTGGACATCGACTTGAACGCGGTGACCAGCACGACCGAACTGCATGCCACCCTGCGCGATGCCCTGGGTTTCCCCGACTGGTACGGCGCCAACTGGGACGCCTTCTGGGACGCCATCACCGGCCTGGTGGAAATGCCCATGCAGTTGAAACTCCATGGCTGGGAAGAGCTGGCCACGCGCTTGCCGAGGGATGCCCGGCTGCTGCGGCAATGCCTGGAAAAAATGACCGTCCATTACCCGGAGTCCGCGTCGCAGGTAACGTTCGGCTGA
- a CDS encoding efflux RND transporter periplasmic adaptor subunit, which produces MSTKLFAKSMVTAAVIVSLMVLFVLSGCSPAAPEAAAEVPKVSVITVQPQSQALTSELAGRTQAFLVAEIRPQVGGIVQQRLFVEGAEVKAGDSLYQLDAATYKAALAEAQASLAKARATLKSAQVTATRDAQLAKIDAISQQDNEDAQASLLTAQADLQVAQAGVETARINLAYTRISSPIGGRIETSTVTPGALVVANQDTALTTVQQLDPIYVDVTQSTTELLRLKRDLASGALQGNATDEVPVSLKFDDGSTYAHAGRLKFSGVSVSQGTGTVTLRAEFPNPERLLLPGMYVRAVLEQARDEQAILIPQRAVNRSASGVTSVLVVVEGKVEQRQVTIDRAVGNQWWVTAGLNAGDQLIVEGGQKVRIGAAVLAQNSGSGTRSRVPQAPSTALAQEG; this is translated from the coding sequence ATGTCGACCAAACTTTTCGCCAAATCCATGGTGACCGCCGCAGTCATCGTTTCCCTGATGGTGCTGTTCGTGTTGAGCGGTTGCTCGCCGGCGGCGCCCGAGGCCGCTGCCGAGGTCCCCAAGGTCTCGGTGATCACTGTGCAGCCGCAAAGCCAGGCCCTGACCAGCGAGTTGGCCGGGCGCACCCAGGCCTTCCTGGTGGCCGAGATCCGCCCCCAGGTCGGTGGCATCGTCCAGCAGCGGCTGTTCGTCGAGGGCGCGGAGGTCAAGGCCGGGGACAGCCTGTACCAGCTGGACGCCGCCACCTACAAGGCGGCCCTGGCGGAAGCCCAGGCCAGCCTGGCCAAGGCCCGCGCCACCCTGAAGTCGGCCCAGGTCACCGCCACTCGCGATGCCCAGCTGGCGAAGATCGACGCCATCAGCCAGCAAGACAACGAAGACGCCCAGGCCAGCCTGCTGACCGCCCAGGCCGATCTGCAGGTGGCCCAGGCCGGTGTCGAGACGGCGCGCATCAACCTGGCCTACACGCGGATCAGCTCGCCCATCGGCGGGCGCATCGAAACCTCTACCGTGACCCCCGGCGCCCTGGTGGTGGCCAACCAGGACACGGCGCTGACCACCGTGCAGCAGTTGGACCCGATCTATGTCGATGTCACCCAGTCCACCACCGAGCTGCTGCGCCTCAAGCGCGACCTGGCCAGTGGCGCGCTGCAAGGCAACGCGACGGATGAAGTGCCCGTCAGCCTCAAGTTCGACGACGGCAGCACCTATGCCCATGCGGGCCGCTTGAAGTTCAGCGGGGTCAGCGTCAGCCAGGGCACCGGCACCGTGACCCTGCGCGCCGAGTTCCCCAACCCGGAACGCCTGCTGCTGCCGGGCATGTACGTGCGGGCGGTGCTGGAACAGGCCCGGGACGAACAGGCGATCCTGATTCCGCAACGGGCGGTGAACCGCAGCGCCAGTGGCGTGACCTCGGTGCTGGTGGTAGTCGAGGGCAAGGTCGAGCAACGGCAGGTGACCATCGACCGCGCGGTAGGCAACCAGTGGTGGGTGACGGCCGGTCTCAATGCCGGTGACCAGTTGATCGTCGAAGGCGGGCAGAAGGTCCGGATCGGCGCCGCGGTGCTGGCGCAGAACAGCGGCAGCGGTACCCGCAGCCGTGTGCCCCAGGCACCGTCCACCGCCCTGGCGCAGGAGGGTTGA
- a CDS encoding enoyl-CoA hydratase/isomerase family protein encodes MAFSEIDYETQGPIRIIRFNRPQKRNCIGPTTHQELIEAWSRFRDDPDALVAIITGAGDQAFCAGGDLKAALDLVPTTPDEIAAHNRGERPGIIGPSRWTDIYKPVIAAVNGVAYAGGLEWACFADMRIAEEHASFGVTCRRWNIGLGDGGTQRLPRIVGMGRALELILTGKVICASEALAIGLVNEVVAKGRSLERALELARLLCTLPQPAMRSDKEALIRGYGQPLAEGLRIEAECFNRSIHQPETLEGLRRFSERDHPDLRGDVPAQTPGLTRD; translated from the coding sequence ATGGCCTTTAGCGAAATCGACTACGAAACCCAGGGACCGATCAGGATCATCCGCTTCAACCGGCCGCAGAAACGCAATTGCATCGGCCCCACCACCCACCAGGAACTGATCGAGGCCTGGAGCCGTTTTCGCGACGATCCGGACGCCCTCGTGGCCATCATCACCGGCGCCGGCGACCAGGCCTTCTGCGCCGGCGGCGACCTCAAGGCGGCGCTGGATCTGGTGCCCACCACCCCGGACGAGATCGCCGCGCACAATCGCGGCGAGCGCCCCGGGATCATCGGCCCGAGCCGCTGGACGGATATCTACAAACCGGTGATCGCCGCGGTGAACGGCGTGGCCTACGCCGGCGGCCTGGAGTGGGCCTGCTTTGCCGATATGCGCATCGCCGAGGAACACGCCTCGTTCGGCGTGACCTGCCGCCGCTGGAACATCGGCCTGGGCGATGGCGGCACCCAGCGCCTGCCACGCATCGTCGGCATGGGCCGGGCGCTGGAGTTGATCCTCACCGGCAAGGTCATCTGCGCCAGCGAGGCGCTGGCTATCGGCCTGGTCAACGAGGTCGTCGCCAAGGGCCGCTCCCTGGAGCGCGCGCTGGAGCTGGCGCGCCTGCTCTGCACCCTGCCCCAGCCCGCCATGCGCTCGGACAAGGAAGCGCTCATCCGCGGCTACGGCCAGCCCCTGGCCGAGGGACTGCGCATCGAAGCCGAGTGCTTCAACCGCTCCATCCATCAGCCGGAAACCCTGGAAGGACTGCGCCGCTTCAGCGAACGCGACCACCCGGACCTGCGCGGCGATGTGCCGGCCCAGACGCCGGGGTTGACCAGGGATTGA
- a CDS encoding glutathione S-transferase family protein, whose protein sequence is MSDLHERSATTVHSEGKASMSSAPLTLYELAGADPDLRFSPHCWKTRMALAHKGLESQNIAWRFSDKARIAFSRQGAVPVLVDGDQSISDSWRIALHLEQHYPERPSLFGSRDAIALAGFVNRWADSMLLPAVARVILLDVYEQLADEDREYFRSSREAHFGTSLEQLVAPQAKHLEQLRQVLAPLRQTLKGQPFLAGEAPAYADYCVFGMFMWARCTSGEELLAPNDVLHAWRERLLDAFAGLARAATLATPLETGARHVQ, encoded by the coding sequence ATGAGCGACCTGCATGAGCGGAGCGCAACCACAGTCCATAGCGAAGGAAAAGCAAGCATGAGCAGCGCACCCCTGACCCTCTACGAACTGGCCGGCGCCGACCCGGACCTGCGCTTCAGCCCGCACTGCTGGAAAACCCGCATGGCCCTGGCCCACAAGGGGCTGGAAAGCCAGAACATCGCCTGGCGCTTCAGCGACAAGGCGCGCATCGCCTTTTCCCGGCAGGGCGCGGTTCCGGTGCTGGTGGATGGCGACCAGAGCATCAGCGACTCCTGGCGCATTGCCCTGCACCTGGAGCAGCATTACCCCGAGCGCCCGTCCCTGTTCGGCAGTCGCGACGCCATCGCGCTGGCGGGCTTCGTCAACCGCTGGGCCGACAGCATGCTGCTGCCCGCCGTGGCCCGGGTGATCCTGCTGGATGTCTACGAACAACTGGCCGACGAGGACCGGGAATATTTCCGCAGCTCCCGTGAAGCGCACTTCGGCACCTCGCTGGAACAGCTGGTGGCCCCGCAAGCCAAGCACCTGGAGCAGTTGCGCCAGGTCCTGGCCCCGCTTCGCCAGACCCTCAAGGGCCAGCCCTTCCTGGCCGGCGAGGCCCCGGCCTATGCCGACTATTGTGTGTTCGGCATGTTCATGTGGGCGCGCTGCACCAGCGGCGAAGAACTGCTGGCCCCCAACGACGTATTGCATGCCTGGCGCGAACGCTTGCTGGACGCCTTTGCCGGGCTGGCGCGCGCGGCGACCCTGGCCACCCCCCTCGAGACTGGAGCACGACATGTCCAATGA
- the baeS gene encoding sensor histidine kinase efflux regulator BaeS — MKLSISTKLFGAVLASVLFVILSMGLATSWSFGRGFLGYLNEQALQRMEPVLPRLVEAYEREGNWEFVRDNPDRWFDLMRPGPKEQSQIRKLKLPLTSDLTGALFRIALLDRDKQLVIGYAAIGDDALLRPIEVAGSTVGWLAVSPFQSVTEAGGERFFQYQLRTSLAVGVASLLLAMLIAWWISRTLLDPVKRVAAATHRLAAGEYSNRVAEASNDEVGQLARDFNQLAYTLERNEQMRREFMADVSHELRTPLSVLRGELEAIEDGVRKLDRQSMQSLQSEVGMLSKLVDDLYELSLADVGALTYRKSECSLNELLLASVAMFQERCQAARLKVELELPTQPLPLDADPKRLQQLFTNLLENALRYTDAGGLLRIRAGTEGDNLRVDFLDSGPGVEAEQLPRLFERFYRGEASRNRASGGAGLGLAICRSIALAHGGSLDADHSPLGGLWLTLRLPGKV; from the coding sequence ATGAAACTGAGCATCTCCACCAAACTGTTCGGCGCCGTCCTGGCCAGTGTGCTGTTCGTCATCCTGAGCATGGGCCTGGCCACCAGTTGGAGCTTTGGCCGCGGCTTTCTCGGCTACCTCAACGAACAGGCGCTGCAACGCATGGAACCTGTGCTGCCGCGCCTGGTAGAAGCCTACGAGCGCGAAGGCAACTGGGAGTTCGTCCGCGACAACCCCGACCGCTGGTTCGACCTCATGCGCCCGGGGCCCAAGGAGCAGTCGCAGATCCGCAAGCTGAAACTGCCGCTGACCTCGGACCTCACCGGCGCGCTGTTTCGCATTGCCCTGCTGGACCGCGACAAACAACTGGTGATCGGCTATGCGGCGATCGGCGACGATGCCCTGCTGCGGCCGATCGAGGTGGCCGGCAGCACCGTCGGCTGGCTGGCCGTCTCACCCTTCCAGAGCGTCACTGAAGCCGGCGGCGAACGCTTCTTCCAGTACCAGCTGCGCACGAGCCTGGCGGTGGGCGTGGCCTCGCTGCTGCTGGCGATGCTGATCGCCTGGTGGATCTCGCGCACCCTGCTCGACCCAGTCAAGCGCGTGGCCGCGGCCACCCACCGCCTGGCCGCCGGGGAGTACAGCAACCGGGTGGCCGAGGCCTCCAACGATGAAGTCGGCCAGCTGGCCCGCGACTTCAACCAGCTGGCCTACACCCTGGAGCGCAACGAACAGATGCGCCGCGAATTCATGGCCGACGTGTCCCACGAGCTGCGCACCCCGCTGTCGGTATTGCGCGGCGAACTGGAGGCTATCGAGGACGGTGTGCGCAAGCTCGACCGGCAGTCGATGCAGTCGCTGCAAAGCGAAGTGGGCATGCTCAGCAAGCTGGTGGACGACCTGTACGAGCTGTCCCTGGCCGATGTCGGCGCCCTCACCTACCGCAAGAGCGAGTGCTCGCTCAATGAGCTGCTGCTGGCCAGCGTGGCGATGTTCCAGGAACGCTGCCAGGCCGCCCGGCTCAAGGTCGAGTTGGAACTGCCCACGCAGCCATTGCCGCTGGATGCCGACCCCAAGCGCCTGCAACAGCTGTTCACCAACCTGCTGGAAAACGCCCTGCGCTATACCGATGCCGGCGGCCTGCTGCGTATCCGCGCCGGCACTGAGGGCGACAACCTGCGGGTCGACTTCCTCGACTCCGGCCCCGGGGTCGAGGCCGAACAACTGCCGCGGCTGTTCGAGCGCTTCTACCGTGGCGAGGCCTCGCGCAACCGCGCCAGCGGCGGCGCCGGCCTGGGCCTGGCGATCTGTCGCAGCATCGCCCTGGCCCACGGCGGCAGCCTCGACGCCGATCACTCGCCCCTGGGCGGCCTGTGGCTGACCCTGCGCCTGCCCGGCAAGGTCTGA
- a CDS encoding response regulator, producing the protein MSTEQPILIVEDEPKLAALLRDYLDAAGYPSLCLDNGLEVVPAVRAHRPRLILLDLMLPGRDGLELCQELRRFSEVPIIMITARVEEVDRLLGLDLGADDYICKPFSPREVVARVKAILRRSPQLTAAAQARLQIDEERYRASFDGIALDLTPVELRLLKTLAASPGRVFSRDQLLDRLYSDHRVVTDRTVDSHVRNLRRKLAQACPGEDPIQSLYGVGYKLELGALPS; encoded by the coding sequence ATGAGCACCGAACAACCGATCCTGATCGTCGAAGACGAACCGAAACTCGCCGCCTTGCTGCGCGACTACCTGGACGCCGCCGGTTACCCCAGCCTGTGTCTGGACAATGGCCTGGAGGTGGTGCCGGCCGTGCGTGCCCATCGACCGCGGCTGATCCTGCTCGACCTGATGCTGCCCGGGCGCGACGGCCTGGAGCTGTGCCAGGAACTGCGGCGTTTCAGCGAAGTGCCGATCATCATGATCACCGCCCGGGTCGAGGAAGTGGACCGCCTGCTGGGCCTGGACCTGGGCGCCGACGACTACATCTGCAAGCCCTTCAGCCCGCGCGAAGTGGTGGCCCGGGTCAAGGCCATCCTGCGCCGCAGCCCGCAACTGACGGCAGCCGCACAGGCCCGCCTGCAGATCGACGAAGAACGCTACCGCGCCTCGTTCGACGGTATCGCCCTGGACCTGACCCCGGTGGAGCTGCGCCTGCTCAAGACCCTGGCCGCGTCCCCGGGCCGGGTGTTCTCCCGCGACCAGTTGCTCGATCGCCTGTACTCCGACCACCGGGTGGTGACCGACCGCACCGTCGACAGCCATGTGCGCAACCTGCGGCGCAAACTGGCCCAGGCCTGTCCGGGGGAAGACCCGATCCAGTCGTTGTACGGCGTGGGTTACAAACTTGAGCTGGGCGCGCTGCCGAGCTGA
- a CDS encoding acyl-CoA thioesterase has protein sequence MSNDPALHDFAVRSSDKIRYADTDRQGHVNNAVFATFLETGRVEIIYDPHAPLAEPGSEFVIARLELDLRAELRWPGTVQIGTRVATLGKSSMTLEQALFQDGRCAALATTVIVQIDAQSRRSKPFGEEARRRLGALTTTADSFAVK, from the coding sequence ATGTCCAATGATCCCGCCCTGCACGACTTCGCCGTCCGTTCCTCGGACAAGATCCGCTATGCCGATACCGACCGCCAGGGCCATGTGAACAACGCGGTGTTCGCCACCTTCCTGGAAACCGGGCGGGTGGAGATCATCTACGACCCGCACGCGCCGCTCGCCGAACCCGGCAGCGAATTTGTCATCGCGCGCCTGGAGCTCGACCTGCGCGCCGAACTGCGCTGGCCCGGCACGGTGCAGATCGGCACCCGGGTCGCCACCCTCGGCAAAAGCTCCATGACCCTGGAGCAGGCGCTGTTCCAGGACGGTCGCTGCGCAGCCCTGGCCACCACCGTGATCGTGCAGATCGATGCCCAGAGCCGGCGCTCGAAACCCTTTGGCGAAGAGGCGCGGCGCCGCTTGGGCGCCCTGACCACGACCGCGGACTCGTTCGCGGTGAAATAG
- a CDS encoding DMT family transporter, with protein sequence MTLSVSPEQRWTGILCGLAAALIWGAFPVVTRLGLTRTPLDAYDITCIRYSVSGLILLPYLVRHGRRGLSWTSIGLMVIGIGAPYMLVVAQGLALAPVELFAVVTPGSMILLSILISARLFGTRLGARANAGTALIIGGVLLAGWHSFAGAQASPYAYLMFLLGGLLWAIYTLVSKWSGSDALHATAIVSVCSMVLYLPVYLADRGLRILQAPLWDIGIQVVYQGLLVSTVALFFYSRSVQLLGASLGSTFAALVPGTAMVLAALLLGERANSTAIAGLLVVTAGMLLTLLPQRPRPLPGAIGQPTPRPPGPTP encoded by the coding sequence ATGACGCTCTCCGTCAGTCCCGAACAGCGTTGGACCGGCATTCTGTGCGGCCTCGCCGCGGCCTTGATCTGGGGCGCATTCCCGGTGGTCACCCGGCTGGGGCTGACCCGCACGCCGCTGGATGCCTACGACATCACCTGCATCCGCTACAGCGTCTCCGGGTTGATCCTGCTGCCGTACCTGGTCCGCCATGGCCGCCGGGGCTTGAGCTGGACAAGCATCGGCCTGATGGTCATCGGCATCGGGGCGCCGTACATGCTGGTGGTGGCCCAGGGGCTGGCCCTGGCCCCGGTGGAGCTGTTCGCCGTGGTGACCCCCGGCAGCATGATCCTCTTGTCGATCCTGATCAGCGCGCGGCTGTTCGGCACTCGTCTCGGCGCCCGGGCGAACGCCGGCACCGCGCTGATCATCGGCGGCGTGCTGCTGGCCGGCTGGCACAGTTTCGCCGGGGCCCAGGCCTCGCCCTACGCCTACCTGATGTTCCTGCTCGGCGGCCTGCTGTGGGCGATCTATACCCTGGTGTCGAAATGGTCCGGCAGCGATGCATTGCATGCCACGGCGATTGTCTCGGTGTGCTCGATGGTTCTGTACCTGCCGGTCTACCTGGCCGACCGCGGGCTGCGGATTCTCCAGGCGCCGCTCTGGGATATTGGCATCCAGGTGGTCTACCAGGGCCTGCTGGTGTCGACGGTGGCGTTGTTCTTCTACAGCCGCTCGGTACAGCTGCTGGGCGCTTCGCTCGGCTCCACATTCGCCGCGCTGGTGCCGGGCACGGCCATGGTGCTGGCCGCCCTGCTGCTGGGTGAGCGCGCGAACAGCACTGCCATCGCCGGCTTGCTGGTGGTGACCGCCGGCATGCTCCTGACCCTGCTGCCGCAACGCCCGCGCCCGCTGCCGGGCGCCATCGGCCAGCCGACACCCAGGCCACCAGGACCCACGCCATGA
- a CDS encoding cation:proton antiporter, protein MSTLQQLFSALPFFQLAVIIIASQLCGALLARWGQSRVIGEICVGILLGPCLLLALGAQWHAAVFPAAIRLGIETLGNIGLVLLMFQIGLRFDSNHLGNQKIGFSALSVAGGGVILAFALGAMVGLLSHSALAPAQPRLGYVLFCGIALSITALPVLVRIISDLGLEHSLAGTVGIAAAAITDIIGWVLLTLIVALSSSDSSLFGVLRQLTFIALFLVLARWGLRPLLHALTRLLATRSAAPAADMSMALMLATALLCGWITTLIGLHSALGGLIAGWLLREQRQHWHRHMEGFVNIGLVPFYFAATGLKMDLGALAPLDSWLWLLAFFAAAVLGKTLGCYLAGRLAGLSVEVSRSVAVLMNTRGLIEIIVLSVGLDMGLISQSAFFLLLMVAIATTLMTTPLLRRLARTGPVPSALAKGELQTSDR, encoded by the coding sequence ATGTCGACGCTACAGCAACTGTTCTCGGCCCTGCCGTTTTTCCAGCTGGCGGTGATCATCATCGCCAGCCAACTGTGCGGCGCGCTGCTGGCCCGCTGGGGGCAGTCGCGGGTGATCGGCGAAATCTGCGTGGGCATCCTGCTCGGCCCCTGCCTGCTGCTGGCCCTCGGCGCGCAGTGGCATGCGGCGGTCTTCCCGGCGGCCATCCGCCTGGGCATCGAGACTCTGGGCAATATCGGCCTGGTCCTGCTGATGTTCCAGATCGGCCTGCGCTTCGACAGCAACCACCTGGGCAACCAGAAGATCGGTTTTTCCGCCCTCTCGGTGGCCGGCGGCGGGGTGATCCTGGCCTTCGCCCTCGGGGCCATGGTCGGTCTGCTCTCCCACAGCGCCCTGGCTCCCGCCCAACCCCGGCTCGGCTACGTGCTGTTCTGCGGCATCGCGCTGTCGATCACCGCCCTGCCGGTGCTGGTGCGAATCATCAGCGACCTGGGGCTGGAGCATTCGCTGGCCGGGACTGTCGGCATCGCGGCCGCCGCCATCACCGACATCATTGGCTGGGTGCTGCTGACCCTCATCGTTGCCCTGTCCAGCAGCGACAGCTCGCTGTTCGGGGTGTTGCGCCAGCTGACCTTTATCGCCCTGTTCCTCGTCCTCGCCCGCTGGGGCTTGCGCCCGTTGCTGCACGCCCTGACGCGGCTGCTCGCGACACGCAGCGCGGCCCCCGCCGCCGATATGAGCATGGCCCTGATGCTGGCGACCGCCCTGCTGTGCGGCTGGATCACCACCCTGATCGGCCTGCACAGCGCCCTGGGCGGGCTGATCGCCGGCTGGCTGCTGCGCGAGCAGCGCCAGCACTGGCACCGCCACATGGAAGGCTTCGTCAACATCGGGCTGGTGCCCTTCTACTTCGCCGCCACCGGGCTGAAGATGGACCTCGGCGCCCTGGCGCCCCTCGACAGCTGGCTGTGGCTGCTGGCCTTCTTCGCCGCCGCGGTGCTGGGTAAAACCCTCGGCTGCTACCTCGCCGGACGCCTGGCCGGCCTGTCCGTGGAGGTCTCGCGCAGCGTCGCGGTGTTGATGAACACCCGTGGCCTGATCGAAATCATCGTGCTCTCCGTGGGCCTGGACATGGGGCTGATCTCCCAGAGCGCGTTCTTCCTGTTGCTGATGGTGGCCATCGCCACCACCCTGATGACCACCCCGTTGCTCAGGCGCCTGGCCAGGACCGGGCCCGTCCCGTCCGCCCTGGCGAAAGGCGAGCTGCAGACTTCCGATCGCTAA
- a CDS encoding SDR family oxidoreductase encodes MSKKRILVTGAGSGFGRAVALRLAANGHEVIAGVQITPQITELRELADSLDLKLRVEKLDITSARDRAYAWQWDIDVLLNNAGDAETGAIAEIPVDILRSQFETNVFANLELTQGFVRQMVERRKGKIVFVSSIAGLLTGPFTGAYCASKHALESIAEALHMELAEFGIQVATINPGPYSTGFNDRMMETWKSWYDPQKNFTDHSGLKFPFEQYDPEEMVAKMVEVVERDGGPFRNLLPAHFVDIVKQDQQDAWTRQQS; translated from the coding sequence ATGAGCAAAAAACGTATTCTGGTCACCGGCGCCGGTTCGGGTTTTGGCCGTGCGGTGGCGCTGCGCCTGGCAGCCAACGGCCATGAAGTGATCGCCGGGGTGCAGATCACCCCGCAGATCACCGAGCTGCGCGAACTCGCCGACAGCCTGGACCTCAAGCTGCGGGTGGAGAAGCTCGACATCACTTCGGCCCGCGACCGGGCCTATGCCTGGCAATGGGATATCGACGTGCTGTTGAACAACGCCGGCGACGCCGAGACCGGCGCCATCGCGGAAATCCCCGTGGATATCCTGCGTTCCCAGTTCGAGACCAACGTGTTCGCCAACCTGGAGCTGACCCAGGGCTTCGTGCGGCAGATGGTCGAGCGGCGCAAGGGCAAGATCGTCTTCGTGTCGTCGATCGCCGGCCTGCTCACCGGGCCGTTCACCGGCGCCTACTGCGCCTCCAAGCATGCCCTGGAATCCATCGCCGAGGCCCTGCACATGGAGCTGGCGGAGTTCGGCATCCAGGTCGCGACCATCAACCCCGGTCCGTATTCCACCGGCTTCAACGACCGGATGATGGAGACCTGGAAAAGCTGGTACGACCCGCAGAAAAACTTCACCGATCACTCCGGGCTGAAGTTCCCCTTCGAGCAATACGACCCCGAGGAAATGGTGGCGAAGATGGTCGAGGTGGTGGAGCGCGACGGCGGGCCGTTCCGCAACCTGCTGCCGGCGCACTTCGTCGACATCGTCAAGCAGGACCAGCAGGATGCCTGGACGCGCCAGCAGTCGTAG
- a CDS encoding GlcG/HbpS family heme-binding protein: MHWPVTLKPARQMLDKGIAKAMQMQLSVCIAIVDQGSNLLAFVRMDDAVPGAIDLAQRKARTSALFRTASAELGALSGPGQSLWSIEQSNGGLTSFAGGLPIVDQAGRCLGAIGVSGGTAVEDEIIARACL, translated from the coding sequence ATGCACTGGCCCGTCACCCTCAAACCCGCCCGGCAGATGCTCGACAAGGGCATCGCCAAAGCCATGCAGATGCAGCTGTCGGTGTGCATCGCCATCGTCGATCAAGGCAGCAATCTGCTGGCGTTCGTGCGCATGGACGACGCCGTGCCGGGGGCGATCGACCTGGCCCAGCGCAAGGCCCGGACTTCGGCGCTGTTCCGCACCGCCAGCGCCGAACTCGGCGCCTTGTCCGGGCCGGGGCAGTCGCTGTGGTCGATCGAGCAGAGCAATGGCGGCTTGACCAGCTTTGCCGGCGGCCTGCCCATCGTCGATCAGGCGGGGCGCTGCCTGGGCGCCATCGGCGTCTCCGGCGGCACCGCGGTTGAAGACGAAATCATCGCCCGGGCTTGCCTCTGA